The following proteins come from a genomic window of Maribacter sp. HTCC2170:
- a CDS encoding 3-hydroxyanthranilate 3,4-dioxygenase has translation MAIIPPFNLNKWIEENRDLLKPPVGNKNLYKESGDYIVMIVAGPNARKDYHYNETEELFYQLEGNIEVHIQEDRQKKTMKLGPGDMYLHPAGVPHSPVRYEGSIGLVIERKRAEMKVDDGLLWFCDTCNHNLYEVYFTLNDIEKDFLSHFKHFYGSEELRTCDNCGTVMPVDERFTLDE, from the coding sequence ATGGCCATTATACCCCCTTTTAATCTGAATAAGTGGATTGAGGAAAATAGAGATCTATTAAAACCTCCCGTCGGAAACAAAAACCTCTATAAAGAATCCGGTGATTATATTGTGATGATTGTGGCAGGACCCAATGCCCGAAAAGACTATCATTATAATGAAACTGAAGAATTGTTTTATCAATTAGAAGGAAACATTGAAGTTCATATACAAGAAGATCGTCAAAAAAAGACTATGAAACTGGGGCCTGGTGATATGTATCTTCACCCAGCAGGAGTTCCCCATTCACCTGTTAGATATGAAGGGTCAATAGGTTTGGTCATAGAACGCAAAAGGGCGGAAATGAAAGTAGATGATGGGTTACTTTGGTTCTGCGATACTTGTAATCATAATCTTTATGAAGTATATTTTACATTGAACGATATTGAGAAGGACTTTTTGAGTCATTTCAAACATTTTTACGGGTCAGAAGAATTAAGGACCTGCG
- a CDS encoding CAP domain-containing protein, whose protein sequence is MKMRLHYAFLVLFVCILGSCSKESLENTNINEAKNAPEVENELLNVVNDHRLSLGYNTLEFSAVAYEYANDHNDYMISKGSVNHDNFSARASNIAAAVEAEYVAENVAKDYNSAIQAFNAWLNSSDHKKTMEGDFTHSAVSVKESTSGDYYFTQLFFKK, encoded by the coding sequence ATGAAGATGAGATTGCATTATGCTTTCCTCGTTTTATTTGTATGTATTTTGGGTTCCTGTTCAAAGGAATCATTGGAGAATACAAATATTAACGAGGCCAAGAATGCCCCTGAGGTTGAAAATGAGCTATTGAACGTTGTAAACGATCATAGGTTATCATTAGGTTACAATACATTGGAGTTTAGTGCCGTCGCTTATGAATATGCGAATGATCATAATGACTATATGATTTCAAAGGGCAGTGTTAATCATGATAATTTTAGTGCTAGAGCTTCTAATATTGCAGCGGCCGTAGAGGCCGAATACGTAGCTGAAAATGTTGCAAAAGACTATAACAGTGCAATCCAGGCCTTTAATGCTTGGCTGAACAGTAGTGACCATAAAAAAACCATGGAAGGTGATTTCACCCATTCTGCTGTTAGTGTCAAAGAAAGCACTTCAGGTGATTACTATTTTACCCAGCTTTTCTTTAAAAAATAG